The following are encoded together in the Adhaeribacter arboris genome:
- a CDS encoding RagB/SusD family nutrient uptake outer membrane protein, producing MKKIHKIILALALTSTTFSCDKDFLEQEPIDKYPGESVWNDPALVQAFVNNIYTGIPSPFHTIMLSNLVDEAQFNANWDTENVTKSLITPSNLLVFDNNFWVSHERYITWDNTYKNIRACNIFLEKIEAVPYDEASAKSTITGEVLFLRAYFYHQLVSLYGGVPLITKSYALNEDYTITRESYENCIKFITEELDKAATLLPVTGDKARATKGAALALKSRVLLYAASDLYNSNAAWAGGYANKELVSYVGGDQQARWQAAKDAAKAVIDLNQYSLFGGESPANAAEATKNFANLFLNNGNAEDIFLQFNDNLRNANWDAPNPGLFTGPNGWHNWGESSPVGQFVDRFEMQDGSMFDWNNPTHKANPYQNRDPRFYASVLYEGAQWRPRPADVKAADPLGIVQVGNYKKPDGTTVAGLDTRKGPIEDWNGSYTGYYLRKFIDPNIDHQYNKQTYPFRRFRYAEILLNYAEACLELGQEEEARTYINKVRARAGMPPVTETGQALIDRYRNERSVELGYEEHRYFDVRRWMIADQAYVDAAGVSVTGNMNADGTITNRTYAPIKIQDREWNPRFYFLPIKLDETNRNNKLIQNPLY from the coding sequence ATGAAAAAAATACATAAAATAATTTTAGCTTTAGCTCTCACCAGTACCACATTTTCCTGCGATAAAGATTTCTTGGAACAAGAGCCAATTGATAAGTATCCGGGTGAGTCGGTATGGAATGACCCAGCCTTAGTTCAAGCCTTTGTGAATAATATTTATACCGGAATACCTTCTCCGTTTCATACCATTATGTTAAGTAATCTGGTGGACGAGGCGCAGTTCAACGCTAACTGGGACACCGAAAACGTAACGAAGAGCTTAATCACTCCCAGCAATTTACTTGTTTTCGACAATAATTTTTGGGTATCGCACGAACGCTACATCACCTGGGACAATACGTATAAAAATATTCGGGCCTGTAATATTTTCCTCGAAAAAATTGAAGCAGTTCCTTATGATGAAGCCTCCGCAAAAAGTACTATTACCGGGGAAGTATTATTTCTAAGAGCTTATTTTTATCACCAGCTGGTGTCGCTCTACGGGGGAGTACCTCTGATCACGAAATCGTACGCTCTGAATGAAGATTATACCATTACCCGGGAATCTTACGAAAACTGCATTAAATTTATTACCGAAGAGCTGGATAAAGCAGCCACCTTGTTGCCGGTTACCGGAGATAAAGCGCGGGCCACCAAAGGAGCGGCTCTAGCTTTAAAATCCCGAGTCTTATTGTACGCGGCCAGCGATTTATACAACAGCAATGCCGCTTGGGCCGGTGGTTACGCCAATAAAGAACTGGTGAGTTACGTGGGCGGCGATCAGCAGGCTCGTTGGCAAGCGGCGAAAGATGCCGCTAAAGCCGTAATAGATTTGAATCAATACAGCTTGTTCGGGGGTGAAAGTCCGGCTAACGCTGCCGAAGCTACTAAAAACTTCGCAAACCTGTTTTTGAACAATGGGAACGCCGAGGATATTTTCCTGCAGTTTAACGATAACTTACGCAATGCGAACTGGGACGCGCCTAATCCCGGCCTTTTTACCGGACCCAATGGCTGGCACAACTGGGGCGAAAGCTCTCCTGTCGGGCAATTTGTAGATCGGTTCGAAATGCAGGACGGCAGTATGTTTGATTGGAATAATCCCACTCATAAAGCCAATCCTTACCAAAACCGCGATCCCCGTTTTTACGCCAGCGTGTTATACGAAGGCGCCCAATGGCGGCCTCGCCCGGCCGATGTAAAAGCCGCCGATCCTTTAGGCATTGTACAGGTAGGAAATTATAAAAAACCGGATGGCACCACCGTTGCCGGCCTGGATACCCGTAAAGGTCCTATTGAAGATTGGAACGGCTCGTACACCGGTTATTATTTGCGTAAGTTCATTGACCCTAATATCGATCATCAGTATAACAAGCAAACCTATCCTTTCCGCCGTTTCCGGTATGCGGAGATACTTTTAAATTATGCCGAAGCCTGTCTGGAATTGGGCCAGGAAGAAGAAGCCCGCACGTATATCAATAAGGTAAGAGCCCGGGCGGGTATGCCCCCGGTAACGGAAACGGGTCAGGCCTTAATTGACCGTTATAGAAACGAGCGCAGCGTAGAGCTGGGTTACGAGGAGCACCGCTATTTTGATGTTCGCCGCTGGATGATTGCCGACCAGGCCTATGTTGATGCGGCAGGAGTAAGTGTTACCGGTAATATGAATGCTGATGGCACTATCACTAACCGTACGTATGCGCCGATAAAAATTCAGGACCGAGAATGGAACCCCCGGTTTTATTTTCTCCCCATTAAACTCGACGAAACTAACCGGAATAATAAGCTAATCCAAAACCCGCTTTATTAA
- a CDS encoding hydroxypyruvate isomerase family protein: MAGSIAVATLGSSLTNRLVAADAQMGEKLKGKVNHSVCRWCYDKIPLDDLCKAATKIGLTSIELVGPEEWPTLKKYGLTSALPWGAGMGIDKGFNDPQYHDALVKSFEEVIPKAAAAGFNQIICFSGNRRGMDDEKGMENCAVGLKRLMPTAEKYKVTMVMELLNSKVNHKDYMCDRTPWGAALADKVGSDRFKLLYDIYHMQIMEGDVIATINKYQNYISHYHTGGVPGRNEIDDTQELNYPAIMKAIVATGYKGFVAQEFIPKREDKLASLKQGVQICDVA; the protein is encoded by the coding sequence ATGGCTGGTTCGATAGCTGTCGCTACCCTGGGCAGTTCCCTCACTAATCGCTTAGTCGCTGCCGATGCGCAAATGGGTGAAAAGTTGAAAGGCAAAGTAAACCATTCGGTATGCCGCTGGTGCTACGACAAAATTCCGTTAGATGATTTGTGTAAAGCAGCGACTAAAATTGGATTAACTTCTATTGAACTGGTTGGCCCTGAGGAATGGCCCACGCTTAAAAAATACGGTCTGACTTCGGCATTGCCTTGGGGAGCAGGCATGGGCATTGACAAAGGATTCAACGATCCGCAGTACCACGATGCTTTAGTTAAAAGTTTTGAAGAAGTTATCCCTAAAGCTGCTGCTGCCGGTTTTAACCAGATTATTTGCTTTTCGGGTAACCGCCGGGGTATGGACGATGAGAAAGGGATGGAAAATTGTGCGGTGGGTTTAAAACGTTTAATGCCTACCGCCGAGAAATACAAAGTAACCATGGTGATGGAATTGCTTAATAGCAAGGTAAACCACAAAGATTACATGTGCGACCGTACTCCTTGGGGGGCTGCTCTGGCCGACAAAGTAGGCTCCGACCGGTTTAAATTGCTCTACGATATTTACCACATGCAGATTATGGAAGGCGACGTAATTGCCACCATTAATAAATACCAGAATTACATTTCGCATTACCACACGGGTGGCGTACCGGGCCGCAACGAAATTGATGATACCCAGGAACTAAACTACCCCGCCATCATGAAAGCAATTGTAGCTACCGGTTACAAAGGTTTTGTGGCCCAGGAATTTATTCCGAAACGCGAAGATAAACTAGCTTCTTTAAAACAAGGCGTTCAGATTTGCGATGTGGCATAA